A single Anatilimnocola floriformis DNA region contains:
- a CDS encoding VWA domain-containing protein produces MKSIQILLLGCLFLGWAALAAGQINTAGETKFFGLTAKGSRFVFVVDCSASMEGAPLVAAKREVLVALEKLKRTNQFQIVFYNERSRSMPRMAFADENGLADARTFVASMTATGGTDHLQALQAAKRLGPDVIFFLTDASDPGISARDLKKIREDNVAAIHVIDIASEKAGETKSLRQLAEENRGEYKRVDPSNLKAE; encoded by the coding sequence ATGAAATCCATCCAAATCCTCTTGCTCGGTTGTTTATTCCTCGGCTGGGCTGCGCTAGCTGCGGGGCAGATCAATACCGCCGGCGAAACCAAATTCTTCGGCTTGACTGCTAAAGGCTCGCGGTTCGTCTTCGTCGTCGATTGCTCGGCGAGCATGGAAGGGGCTCCGCTGGTTGCTGCCAAGCGCGAAGTCCTCGTCGCGCTCGAAAAGCTGAAGCGAACCAACCAGTTTCAAATCGTGTTTTACAACGAGCGCTCGCGCTCGATGCCCCGCATGGCATTTGCGGATGAAAACGGCCTCGCCGATGCTCGCACCTTCGTGGCGAGCATGACCGCGACCGGAGGGACCGATCATCTACAAGCGTTGCAAGCGGCAAAGCGGCTCGGGCCCGATGTGATCTTCTTTTTGACCGACGCCAGCGATCCTGGCATCTCGGCGCGGGATTTGAAAAAGATTCGCGAAGACAATGTCGCGGCGATTCACGTTATCGACATCGCCAGCGAGAAGGCCGGCGAAACAAAGTCGCTCCGACAGCTGGCCGAGGAGAATCGGGGCGAATACAAACGCGTTGACCCGAGCAATTTGAAGGCTGAATAA
- a CDS encoding CehA/McbA family metallohydrolase, whose protein sequence is MRRLMQVLVISVLLARSWAFADELELVKAVDIQPVKSQAKRIVDALKFLGEPLTKSEQEQLDAALAETNATKSLAAIQKVFDARALVGVNINSESRVSVVRGAAKAELNEQGWSVFLIKVHNEAGVTAALRVNSPNAAAMLKTSTGAPKPELKITLNDVSDRWMDLVAYDSQPLTKTLTGLELEYRLIQVYSRDKGKREAKLQFDIGQGTQDLGFRNELAVVFSCEPAVRVRLDVLDDDGKPTTGQFVFKDPQGRIYPARARRLAPDFYFHDQVYRHHGEEVLLPAGSYEAIYTRGPEYRIQKRMIQVPQTQEHSESFRLKRWIKISDLGWVSGDHHVHAAGCKHYEAPTEGVTPEDMMRHILGEDLNVGCVLSWGPCWYYQKQYFEGTINKLSTKDYLMRYDVEVSGFPSSHAGHLCLLRLKEDDYPGTKVIEDWPSWDLPVLKWGKEQGGVVGFSHSGWGLMVPGDQLPNYALPPFDGIGANEYVVDVVHDVCDFISAVDTPIIWELSVWYHTLNCGYTCRISGETDFPCIYGDRVGLGRVYVKMDRPPPLTKEAVKLGLTNPIVAKQQAAQGQLDFDRWVDGIKDGRSYCCDGLSHLLDFKVNNLGVGEVGDNGRKSFLAIKAGEALKISCRAAGLLEDAPREDIRRQPLSSKPYWHIERARIGDSNKVPVELIVNGQVVEKKEIAADGNVSDVTFDCKPERSSWVAVRIFPACHTNPVFVEVDKQPIRASQRSAQWCIDAVAQCWKQKSPKIRDSEKAAAEEAYAVARKAYEKILKESYDDRAK, encoded by the coding sequence ATGCGACGGCTGATGCAAGTTCTCGTTATTTCTGTGTTGCTGGCGAGGAGTTGGGCGTTCGCGGATGAACTGGAATTGGTTAAGGCTGTCGATATCCAGCCGGTGAAATCGCAGGCGAAGCGAATCGTCGACGCTTTGAAATTTCTCGGCGAGCCGCTGACAAAAAGCGAGCAGGAACAACTCGACGCTGCCCTTGCCGAAACGAACGCCACGAAGTCGCTCGCAGCGATTCAAAAAGTCTTCGACGCCCGCGCGCTCGTGGGCGTGAATATCAATTCAGAAAGTCGCGTAAGCGTTGTTCGTGGCGCTGCCAAGGCCGAACTGAATGAGCAAGGCTGGAGCGTGTTTCTGATCAAGGTTCACAACGAAGCGGGCGTGACGGCTGCGCTGCGGGTGAATAGTCCGAATGCGGCCGCGATGTTGAAAACTTCTACGGGTGCGCCCAAGCCCGAATTGAAAATCACACTCAACGACGTTTCCGATCGGTGGATGGATCTCGTCGCCTACGATTCGCAGCCGCTGACAAAGACGCTGACCGGCCTTGAGCTCGAATATCGCCTCATTCAGGTTTACAGCCGCGACAAAGGAAAACGCGAAGCCAAGCTGCAGTTCGACATCGGCCAGGGAACGCAGGATTTAGGTTTCCGCAATGAACTAGCCGTTGTCTTCTCTTGCGAGCCTGCCGTGCGGGTTCGTCTCGATGTGCTCGATGACGACGGCAAACCGACGACCGGGCAGTTTGTTTTCAAAGATCCGCAAGGACGGATTTATCCCGCGCGAGCGCGACGACTTGCGCCGGACTTTTATTTCCACGATCAGGTCTATCGTCATCACGGCGAAGAAGTGTTACTGCCGGCTGGCAGCTACGAAGCGATTTACACGCGCGGGCCGGAATACCGGATTCAGAAACGAATGATTCAAGTGCCGCAGACGCAGGAGCACAGCGAGTCGTTCCGCTTGAAACGGTGGATCAAGATCAGCGATCTCGGCTGGGTCAGCGGCGATCATCATGTGCATGCCGCCGGTTGCAAACATTACGAAGCGCCGACAGAAGGGGTTACACCAGAAGACATGATGCGGCACATCCTCGGCGAGGATCTGAACGTTGGTTGCGTTCTCTCCTGGGGTCCCTGCTGGTATTACCAGAAGCAATATTTCGAGGGGACGATCAACAAGCTCTCGACCAAAGACTATTTGATGCGCTACGACGTCGAGGTGAGCGGCTTCCCGAGTTCGCACGCCGGGCACCTCTGTCTGCTGCGACTCAAAGAAGACGATTATCCCGGCACGAAGGTGATCGAAGATTGGCCCAGTTGGGATCTGCCGGTTTTGAAATGGGGCAAGGAGCAGGGTGGCGTTGTCGGCTTTTCGCACAGTGGTTGGGGACTGATGGTTCCCGGCGATCAGTTGCCGAACTACGCGTTGCCGCCGTTCGATGGTATTGGCGCGAATGAGTATGTCGTTGATGTCGTACACGACGTCTGCGATTTTATTTCCGCCGTCGACACGCCCATCATTTGGGAACTCAGCGTTTGGTATCACACGCTCAATTGTGGTTACACCTGTCGGATCAGCGGCGAAACGGATTTTCCGTGTATCTACGGCGATCGTGTCGGCTTGGGGCGCGTCTATGTAAAGATGGATCGGCCGCCGCCACTTACGAAAGAGGCCGTGAAGCTCGGCCTGACGAATCCGATCGTCGCCAAACAGCAGGCCGCGCAAGGCCAACTCGATTTCGATCGCTGGGTCGATGGCATCAAGGACGGCAGGTCGTATTGCTGCGACGGCTTGAGCCATCTGCTCGATTTCAAAGTGAATAACCTGGGCGTAGGCGAAGTTGGCGACAACGGCCGAAAGAGTTTCCTAGCGATCAAGGCCGGCGAAGCATTGAAAATTAGTTGTCGCGCGGCGGGTTTGCTCGAGGATGCTCCGCGCGAAGATATTCGCCGTCAGCCGCTCAGTTCGAAGCCTTACTGGCACATCGAACGGGCTCGCATCGGCGATTCGAACAAAGTGCCGGTCGAGCTAATCGTGAACGGCCAAGTTGTCGAGAAGAAGGAAATCGCCGCCGATGGTAATGTGAGTGACGTGACGTTCGACTGCAAACCGGAACGCTCCAGCTGGGTTGCCGTTCGCATCTTCCCGGCCTGCCATACGAATCCGGTGTTCGTCGAAGTCGACAAACAGCCGATTCGCGCCAGCCAGCGCAGTGCGCAGTGGTGCATCGACGCGGTCGCGCAATGCTGGAAACAGAAATCGCCGAAGATTCGCGATAGCGAAAAAGCTGCCGCCGAAGAAGCTTACGCAGTGGCACGCAAGGCGTATGAAAAGATCCTGAAAGAATCGTACGACGATCGAGCGAAGTAG
- a CDS encoding anthranilate synthase component II, with amino-acid sequence MILLIDNYDSFTYNLVQRLGEVDSTLDIQVHRNDQITCDEIARLKPTHIIVSPGPCTPTEAGISVECIQRFMGTVPLLGVCLGHQSMGQATGGVIVRAKRLMHGKTDQIYHDGQGLFAGLPNPVTATRYHSLVIRPDTLHPDFIVSAWADAPDGSREIMAIRHKTLPLVGVQFHPESFLTEYGHQMLKQFLDMRAAQ; translated from the coding sequence ATGATTTTGCTGATCGATAACTACGACTCCTTCACCTACAACCTCGTGCAACGGCTGGGTGAGGTCGATTCGACGCTCGATATTCAGGTTCACCGCAACGATCAGATCACTTGCGACGAAATCGCTCGCCTCAAGCCGACGCACATCATTGTTTCGCCAGGTCCGTGCACGCCGACCGAAGCGGGCATTTCGGTGGAGTGCATTCAGCGGTTCATGGGGACCGTGCCGCTGCTCGGAGTTTGCCTCGGCCATCAATCGATGGGCCAAGCCACGGGCGGCGTCATTGTGCGGGCGAAGCGACTGATGCATGGCAAGACCGATCAGATTTATCACGACGGCCAAGGCCTGTTTGCCGGACTGCCAAACCCGGTCACGGCGACGCGCTATCACAGCCTGGTAATTCGGCCCGACACGCTCCATCCCGACTTCATTGTCTCGGCTTGGGCAGATGCTCCCGATGGCTCGCGCGAAATCATGGCCATTCGCCACAAGACGCTGCCGCTCGTCGGTGTGCAGTTTCATCCGGAGAGTTTTCTCACGGAATATGGCCATCAGATGTTGAAGCAGTTTCTCGACATGCGGGCCGCCCAATGA
- a CDS encoding molybdopterin molybdotransferase MoeA, with amino-acid sequence MISVEQALEFVLRHARPITRSIQTELSHALGCTLAEDIASDIDSPPYDKTQVDGYAICEADLANRKPLRVLERVVAGEVPQHKLTPGTAIQIMTGAPIPEGCAAVVMVEKTEASENGAAVTILDERVRNGMSIMRRATSMKRGEVVLTKGTKLRAIEIGLLAEVGRSLVWTMLDPAVAILPTGDEIVPCDEVPTAGKIRNSNSSLLGGLVTQAGGYPTECDIVRDEPEALLAAIRENLEHDVILLSGGVSAGVHDLVPAALAQAGVKQIFHKVNLKPGKPLWFGFFDRGEFLPPCLVFGLPGNPVSGLVCFELFVRPALQKLRGEPAVGLEQRTATLAQDHPHRGDRPAYWPSQFDATTSEVKPLAWQGSGDLRALARANALAHFPGGDKIWSPGEEVNVYLLPH; translated from the coding sequence ATGATCAGCGTCGAGCAGGCTCTCGAGTTTGTATTGCGACATGCGCGGCCGATCACGCGCAGCATTCAAACCGAACTTTCTCACGCACTCGGTTGCACGCTGGCCGAAGACATCGCGAGCGACATCGATTCGCCGCCGTATGACAAAACGCAGGTGGATGGTTACGCGATTTGTGAAGCCGATTTGGCGAACCGCAAGCCATTGCGAGTGCTCGAGCGTGTCGTCGCCGGCGAAGTGCCGCAGCACAAGCTCACGCCCGGAACCGCCATTCAAATCATGACGGGTGCGCCCATCCCTGAGGGATGCGCTGCCGTGGTGATGGTCGAAAAAACGGAAGCGAGCGAAAACGGTGCTGCTGTGACGATCCTCGACGAGCGCGTGCGAAATGGCATGAGCATCATGCGCCGTGCCACTTCGATGAAGCGTGGCGAGGTGGTGCTGACGAAAGGAACCAAGCTCCGGGCCATCGAAATCGGCTTGCTCGCCGAAGTGGGACGGAGCTTGGTTTGGACAATGCTCGATCCTGCGGTTGCGATTTTGCCAACCGGCGACGAGATCGTCCCCTGCGACGAAGTGCCGACGGCGGGGAAGATTCGCAATAGCAACAGCAGTCTGCTCGGCGGGCTGGTGACGCAAGCCGGCGGTTATCCGACGGAATGCGACATCGTCCGTGATGAGCCGGAAGCCTTGCTCGCGGCGATTCGGGAGAATCTCGAGCACGATGTGATTCTGCTTTCCGGCGGCGTGAGCGCGGGCGTGCATGATTTGGTTCCTGCCGCGCTGGCCCAGGCCGGCGTGAAGCAGATTTTTCATAAAGTGAATCTCAAGCCCGGCAAGCCACTGTGGTTCGGCTTTTTCGACCGCGGCGAATTTTTGCCGCCGTGCCTGGTGTTTGGTTTGCCGGGCAATCCAGTGAGCGGCCTCGTTTGTTTTGAATTGTTCGTTCGCCCCGCATTGCAAAAGCTGCGCGGCGAACCGGCCGTGGGACTCGAACAACGCACCGCGACACTCGCGCAAGATCACCCGCACCGCGGCGATCGCCCTGCCTATTGGCCCTCTCAGTTCGACGCGACGACGAGCGAAGTGAAACCGCTGGCCTGGCAAGGCTCTGGCGATTTGCGGGCGCTAGCGCGCGCGAATGCCCTCGCCCACTTTCCCGGCGGCGACAAGATTTGGTCCCCCGGCGAAGAAGTGAACGTGTATCTGCTTCCCCATTGA
- a CDS encoding alcohol dehydrogenase, with protein sequence MSTMRAIQISKKSGPLELVERPIPEPIAGTVRVKVQACGICHSDLLTKEGQWPGITYPRVPGHEVIGVIDALGANVPPRWQVGQRVGIGWHSAHCGYCDMCRRGEYFACQNGVGITGISIDGGYADYMLAPVTALAMVPQELSPLDAAPLMCAGLTTFNALRNSGAGPGEVVAILGIGGLGHLGVQYAAKMGFQTVAIARGQDKAPLAKQLGAVHYIDSQNSDPAEELQKLGGAKAIIATVTHGPAMAATVGGLAPYGKLMVIGAVQSLEAQPIFLLAGRRSITGWYSGTSIDSEDTLAFSQQTQVRSHNEVFPLEQAPAAFERMLSGQARFRVVLSTGQ encoded by the coding sequence ATGTCGACGATGCGTGCGATTCAGATTTCGAAAAAGAGCGGTCCGTTGGAGTTAGTTGAGCGGCCGATTCCCGAGCCGATTGCTGGAACCGTTCGGGTGAAGGTGCAAGCTTGCGGCATCTGTCACAGCGATCTGCTGACGAAAGAAGGTCAATGGCCAGGGATCACCTATCCGCGCGTTCCAGGACATGAAGTGATCGGCGTGATCGACGCGTTGGGCGCCAACGTGCCGCCCCGTTGGCAAGTCGGTCAGCGCGTGGGAATCGGCTGGCATTCGGCCCATTGCGGCTATTGCGATATGTGCCGTCGCGGCGAATATTTTGCCTGTCAGAACGGCGTTGGTATTACCGGCATTTCGATTGACGGCGGCTATGCCGATTACATGCTTGCGCCGGTAACCGCGCTCGCCATGGTTCCTCAAGAGCTGTCGCCACTCGATGCCGCGCCGCTGATGTGCGCAGGCCTGACCACGTTCAATGCTCTTCGCAACAGCGGCGCTGGTCCTGGCGAAGTGGTCGCCATTCTCGGCATCGGCGGGCTCGGTCATCTCGGCGTGCAATATGCAGCGAAGATGGGTTTTCAAACGGTGGCCATCGCGCGTGGGCAAGACAAAGCGCCGCTAGCCAAGCAACTCGGAGCGGTGCATTACATCGATAGCCAGAACAGCGATCCCGCCGAAGAGTTGCAGAAGCTGGGCGGCGCCAAAGCGATCATCGCGACGGTGACGCATGGTCCCGCGATGGCCGCGACGGTCGGCGGACTGGCTCCCTATGGCAAGCTGATGGTAATCGGCGCGGTGCAATCGCTCGAAGCCCAACCGATCTTTTTGCTGGCCGGTCGGCGGTCGATTACGGGTTGGTATTCCGGCACCTCGATCGATTCAGAAGACACGCTCGCCTTCAGCCAGCAAACGCAAGTGCGCTCGCACAACGAGGTCTTTCCGCTGGAGCAAGCCCCGGCGGCCTTCGAGCGGATGCTGAGCGGCCAGGCTCGTTTTCGAGTGGTTTTGTCGACCGGCCAGTGA
- a CDS encoding FKBP-type peptidyl-prolyl cis-trans isomerase produces the protein MSRRNLATVAGLMFFFLCGGVFVSAQDVPLPTLPAGAGAADKDAPKTFTATPSGLKYRVLRKGTGVQPKATNKVTVHYHGWLDNGKVFDSSYDRKESIAFGLGEVIPGWTEGMQLVGKGGMIELEIPSNLGYGDRGAGGVIPGKATLHFLVELLDVK, from the coding sequence ATGTCACGACGGAATTTGGCAACGGTTGCTGGTTTGATGTTCTTTTTTCTCTGCGGAGGAGTTTTCGTGAGCGCTCAAGATGTTCCCCTTCCCACGCTCCCCGCCGGCGCTGGTGCTGCCGACAAGGATGCGCCGAAGACCTTCACGGCGACCCCCTCGGGCCTGAAGTACCGCGTGCTCCGCAAGGGAACCGGCGTGCAGCCGAAGGCCACGAACAAAGTGACCGTGCATTACCACGGCTGGCTCGACAACGGCAAGGTCTTCGATAGCTCGTACGACCGCAAAGAGTCGATCGCCTTCGGCCTCGGCGAAGTCATTCCGGGCTGGACCGAAGGAATGCAGCTGGTCGGCAAGGGTGGCATGATCGAACTCGAAATCCCCTCGAACCTCGGCTACGGCGATCGTGGCGCTGGCGGCGTGATTCCGGGCAAGGCGACGCTTCACTTCCTCGTCGAACTGCTCGACGTGAAGTAA